In Sporichthya polymorpha DSM 43042, a genomic segment contains:
- a CDS encoding DUF5602 domain-containing protein, which produces MNRTATLAAAAVLVLAGCGNDDDDDLESLVPAAADSPAPVVSAGDGPSQTLGNGKVWTYVTSSAGQPVEVGVRFSAAALEGLASDTHGDLHPVGMVLSFPTNVATGVLDHVELYWNPQGHEPPGVWDKPHFDYHFYLTDEAAVKEIVPTAPDFATKAANIPDAKYIAADFVAPPGTAVDNTIPGMGLHWLDGTEPPVPGQYTFTETMIHGSYDGAVTFIEPMITREWLLTKPTLNEAIKQPQAYQRTGLWPTTYSVRFDSATNEYSVALGGFVQRASS; this is translated from the coding sequence ATGAACCGCACTGCCACCCTGGCGGCCGCCGCAGTGCTCGTGCTGGCGGGCTGCGGCAACGACGATGACGACGATCTCGAGAGCCTCGTCCCCGCTGCGGCGGACAGCCCCGCCCCGGTTGTGTCCGCCGGCGACGGGCCGAGCCAGACCCTCGGGAACGGCAAGGTCTGGACGTACGTCACCTCCTCGGCCGGGCAGCCCGTCGAGGTGGGCGTCCGGTTCTCCGCCGCCGCGCTGGAGGGCCTCGCCTCGGACACGCACGGGGACCTGCACCCGGTCGGGATGGTGCTCAGCTTCCCGACGAACGTGGCCACCGGCGTGCTCGACCACGTCGAGCTCTACTGGAATCCGCAGGGGCACGAGCCGCCGGGCGTGTGGGACAAGCCCCACTTCGACTACCACTTCTACCTGACCGACGAGGCTGCGGTGAAGGAGATCGTCCCCACCGCACCGGACTTCGCCACAAAGGCGGCGAACATCCCGGACGCGAAGTACATCGCCGCCGACTTCGTCGCCCCGCCCGGGACCGCGGTCGACAACACGATCCCCGGTATGGGGCTGCACTGGCTGGACGGCACCGAGCCGCCGGTGCCCGGGCAGTACACCTTCACCGAAACGATGATTCACGGCTCCTACGACGGAGCCGTCACCTTCATCGAACCGATGATCACGCGCGAGTGGTTGCTGACGAAGCCCACGCTGAACGAGGCGATCAAGCAACCGCAGGCCTACCAGCGCACCGGCCTCTGGCCGACGACCTACAGCGTCCGGTTCGACTCCGCGACCAACGAGTACTCCGTCGCCCTCGGCGGCTTCGTCCAGCGCGCATCGTCCTGA
- a CDS encoding response regulator transcription factor, with the protein MLADDAGLVREGIARLLTADGVHVVAQFPDATGLLAAVGVERPDVAILDVRMPPTRTTEGLAAAVELKRAYPDLGVLVLSQYVETRHAVDLLAQGRTGVGYLLKERVARSTDLVDALHRIAAGGTVVDAEVVEAVFATPRRADPLDRLTAKEREVLALVAQGYSNDRIAERLMVTARTVETHTSRIFSKLGLETDPATHRRVLAVLAHLRASAGPTAESVPTRTTAGHGPA; encoded by the coding sequence ATGCTCGCCGACGACGCGGGCCTGGTCCGGGAGGGCATCGCCCGCCTGCTGACCGCCGACGGGGTCCACGTCGTGGCCCAGTTCCCCGACGCCACGGGCCTGCTGGCCGCGGTCGGTGTGGAGCGGCCGGACGTCGCGATCCTCGACGTCCGGATGCCGCCGACGCGGACCACCGAGGGGCTGGCGGCCGCCGTCGAACTCAAGCGGGCCTATCCGGATCTGGGCGTGCTCGTGCTCTCGCAGTACGTGGAGACGCGCCACGCGGTCGACCTGCTCGCGCAGGGCCGGACCGGCGTGGGCTACCTGCTCAAGGAGCGCGTCGCCCGCTCCACCGACCTGGTCGACGCGCTGCACCGCATCGCGGCCGGCGGAACGGTCGTCGACGCCGAGGTCGTCGAGGCGGTATTCGCGACCCCGCGGCGCGCGGACCCACTCGACCGCCTGACCGCCAAGGAGCGCGAGGTGCTGGCACTTGTCGCGCAGGGGTACTCGAACGACCGCATCGCGGAGCGGCTGATGGTCACCGCCCGCACCGTCGAGACGCACACCAGCCGGATCTTCAGCAAGCTCGGGCTGGAGACCGACCCCGCGACCCATCGCCGGGTCCTCGCCGTCCTCGCCCACCTGCGCGCGAGCGCCGGGCCGACCGCGGAATCCGTGCCAACACGGACGACGGCCGGTCACGGACCGGCCTAG
- a CDS encoding helix-turn-helix domain-containing protein produces MSKARDRNSGSELEPDPLLTKQEIAELYGTTDRFVEKLIASGELPAYKLGGKLVRIRRSDALALLRPIPTVRDAL; encoded by the coding sequence GTGAGTAAGGCGCGAGACCGCAACAGCGGAAGTGAGCTTGAGCCAGACCCGCTGCTGACGAAGCAGGAGATCGCCGAGTTGTACGGCACGACCGACCGGTTCGTGGAGAAGCTGATCGCCTCCGGCGAACTACCCGCCTACAAGCTGGGCGGAAAGCTTGTCAGGATTCGCCGCAGCGACGCACTCGCTCTGCTTCGCCCCATCCCTACGGTGCGCGACGCGCTCTGA
- a CDS encoding IS110 family transposase: MDVVVDRVAGLDIGKDSVTVCVRVPGTGARRVSETRTYSTMTRQIQRMAEWLDECGVELAAMESTATYWKPVFYCLEEHTETWLLNAAHIKAVPGRKSDVRDSEWIARLVEHGLVSPSFVPPPEIRRLRNLTRYRLQLTGDRTREATRVEKLLEDASIKLSAVVSNIAGVSARDMLDALVAGERDPAVLADLAQKRLRVKIPALTESLTGHFDDHHALLIGGMLERLRQAEASLAQADAQILAEIAPWQHEYELLQTMPGIGPKTAQIFIAETGADMSRFPSAAHLAAWVGVAPSVHESAGRSWSMGSRKGNKWLCSAMVEAAGSASRMKTNYLGAQFRHLAPRRGIKRAIMAVAHSMVVSAYYMLERDEPYRDLGSDYFTRPVDPQVQTRRLVAQLERLGHSVSLQPAS; this comes from the coding sequence GTGGACGTGGTGGTGGACCGGGTCGCCGGACTGGACATCGGCAAGGACTCGGTGACGGTGTGCGTGCGGGTGCCGGGGACGGGTGCCCGGCGCGTCAGTGAGACCCGCACCTATTCGACGATGACCCGTCAGATCCAGCGGATGGCGGAGTGGCTGGATGAGTGCGGGGTGGAGCTGGCGGCGATGGAATCGACCGCGACGTATTGGAAGCCGGTGTTCTACTGCCTGGAAGAACACACCGAGACCTGGCTGCTCAACGCCGCCCACATCAAGGCCGTGCCCGGACGCAAGTCCGATGTCCGGGACTCGGAGTGGATCGCGCGCCTGGTCGAGCACGGGCTGGTCTCCCCGTCGTTCGTTCCGCCCCCGGAGATCCGCCGCTTGCGGAACCTGACCCGCTACCGCCTGCAGTTGACGGGCGACCGAACCCGGGAAGCCACCCGGGTGGAAAAGTTGCTCGAGGATGCCTCGATCAAGCTCTCCGCGGTGGTCTCAAATATCGCCGGGGTCTCGGCGCGGGACATGCTCGACGCGCTAGTGGCTGGGGAGCGGGACCCGGCGGTCCTGGCGGATCTGGCGCAGAAACGGCTGCGGGTCAAGATCCCGGCCCTGACCGAGTCACTGACCGGGCACTTCGATGACCATCACGCGCTCCTGATCGGCGGGATGCTCGAACGGCTGCGCCAGGCCGAGGCCTCCCTCGCCCAGGCCGACGCGCAGATCTTGGCCGAGATCGCACCCTGGCAGCACGAGTACGAACTGCTGCAGACGATGCCGGGGATCGGGCCCAAGACCGCGCAGATCTTCATCGCCGAGACAGGCGCGGACATGTCCCGCTTCCCGAGCGCGGCGCATCTGGCGGCCTGGGTCGGGGTCGCGCCCTCGGTGCACGAGTCCGCCGGGAGGTCCTGGTCGATGGGATCGCGCAAGGGCAACAAGTGGTTGTGCTCGGCGATGGTCGAGGCGGCTGGATCCGCTTCCCGGATGAAGACCAACTATCTGGGCGCGCAGTTCCGTCACCTGGCCCCGCGCCGTGGCATCAAGCGGGCGATCATGGCCGTCGCGCACTCGATGGTGGTCTCGGCCTACTACATGCTCGAACGTGATGAGCCCTACCGCGACCTCGGGTCGGACTACTTCACCCGGCCCGTCGACCCGCAGGTCCAGACCCGCCGGCTGGTGGCGCAGCTCGAACGCCTCGGCCACTCCGTCTCACT
- a CDS encoding response regulator transcription factor codes for MGLRVLLVDDDERFRAAACRALAADGVEVVAEVDNGLDVAAAAAQWRPEVILLDMNLPDIDGREVARRLQTEESEAVVILISTRDAAHGRRLAAGLAAGYLPKDQLSLGAILELVPNGPPSRR; via the coding sequence ATGGGGTTGCGCGTCCTGCTCGTCGACGACGACGAGCGCTTCCGGGCGGCGGCGTGCCGAGCGCTCGCGGCCGACGGCGTCGAGGTCGTGGCGGAGGTGGACAACGGCCTCGACGTGGCAGCCGCGGCTGCCCAATGGCGCCCCGAGGTCATCCTGCTCGACATGAATCTGCCGGACATCGACGGCCGGGAAGTGGCGCGGCGGCTGCAGACGGAGGAGTCTGAGGCCGTGGTCATCCTGATCTCGACGCGCGACGCGGCTCACGGCCGCCGCCTCGCCGCGGGGCTGGCGGCCGGGTATCTCCCCAAGGATCAGTTGTCGCTGGGGGCGATCCTCGAGCTCGTCCCGAACGGTCCTCCCAGCCGGCGATGA
- a CDS encoding histidine kinase, translated as MTTARARLVKEAVSLLRDAARRTPVDPTVEVIYTRVGSAAFLDALGSHPENGRMRTPIERDGKPIAALLHPPGLARDAERLRAAVEAASLAIENERLRAELRDQLGDVQASRTRLVQAADRERQRVERNLHDGAQQRLVGLALTLRLAEREKLDPAVAHLLEDALHELHDALDDLRRLARGVHPAIVSEAGLPGALESLAERSVLPVDLAVDVPTRLPDAVEVAAYYCVAEALANTRKHAQATGVTVRAAIVDDALVVSVADDGCGGAVPAAGSGLEGLADRISALGGRFAVESPPDHGTTVAAWLPVVLTEAPGRPARHLAAIRWMGWENWEIPAEVYLQITDEDNLNFAKGTLLCAGGRAVLTERERDWYDGYRAACGDADWVLDAVRNYDDTDRIEDVGALPSMQLTVRGMVHDALRLCASDGALTTEEHDRITDGAAGLGIAREVVEEIRGIVEDEHALRRRRYATISGPMFLLGSP; from the coding sequence ATGACGACCGCCCGGGCGCGCCTGGTCAAGGAGGCCGTATCGCTGCTGCGCGATGCGGCACGGCGCACCCCGGTGGATCCGACCGTCGAGGTGATCTACACCCGGGTCGGCAGCGCCGCCTTCCTCGACGCGCTGGGCTCCCACCCCGAGAACGGGCGGATGCGGACGCCGATCGAGCGGGACGGCAAGCCGATCGCCGCGCTGCTGCACCCACCCGGGCTGGCGCGCGACGCCGAGCGGCTGCGGGCCGCCGTGGAGGCCGCCTCCCTCGCGATCGAGAACGAGCGGCTGCGGGCGGAGCTGCGCGACCAGCTCGGCGACGTCCAGGCGTCGCGGACCCGGCTGGTCCAGGCGGCGGACCGCGAGCGGCAGCGCGTCGAGCGCAACCTGCACGACGGTGCCCAACAGCGGCTCGTCGGACTGGCCCTGACGCTGCGTCTGGCGGAGCGGGAGAAGCTCGACCCCGCGGTGGCCCACCTGCTCGAAGACGCGCTCCACGAGCTCCACGACGCGCTCGACGACCTCCGCCGGCTCGCCCGAGGAGTCCACCCCGCGATCGTGTCCGAGGCCGGCCTCCCGGGCGCGCTGGAGTCGCTGGCGGAACGATCGGTGCTGCCCGTCGACCTGGCGGTGGACGTTCCGACCCGCCTGCCCGACGCCGTCGAGGTCGCCGCCTACTACTGCGTCGCCGAGGCGCTGGCCAACACCCGCAAGCACGCGCAGGCCACCGGCGTGACCGTTCGGGCGGCGATCGTGGACGACGCGCTGGTCGTGTCGGTCGCCGACGACGGATGCGGCGGCGCCGTCCCGGCCGCCGGCTCAGGGCTGGAGGGTCTGGCCGACCGAATCAGTGCCCTCGGAGGCCGGTTCGCGGTCGAGAGCCCGCCCGACCACGGCACGACCGTTGCGGCGTGGCTCCCGGTCGTCCTCACCGAGGCCCCCGGCCGGCCGGCGCGGCACCTCGCCGCGATCCGGTGGATGGGGTGGGAGAACTGGGAGATCCCCGCCGAGGTCTATCTGCAGATCACCGACGAGGACAACCTGAATTTCGCGAAGGGGACGCTGCTCTGTGCCGGCGGTCGCGCCGTGCTCACCGAGCGGGAGCGGGACTGGTACGACGGCTACCGCGCCGCCTGCGGGGACGCGGACTGGGTGCTCGACGCGGTCCGCAACTACGACGACACCGACCGGATCGAGGACGTCGGTGCGCTGCCGAGCATGCAACTGACGGTGCGCGGGATGGTGCACGACGCACTGCGGCTGTGCGCGTCCGACGGAGCCCTCACCACCGAGGAGCACGACCGGATCACTGACGGGGCCGCCGGCCTCGGCATCGCGCGCGAGGTCGTCGAGGAGATCCGCGGCATCGTCGAGGACGAGCACGCTCTCCGTCGTCGGCGCTACGCGACAATCTCCGGCCCGATGTTCCTGCTCGGGTCGCCATGA
- the mobF gene encoding MobF family relaxase, with the protein MATVMSLAVMSAGSGYRYLLRHTATGDIAREPGQALVDYYAATGLPPGRWTGAGLPGLGTGDGTDITPGTLVTEEAMGRLFGSGHDPITGGRLGLSYPKFKTVEERIGERVARLPQNLSAAEHAAAVAEIESQERARPQRSAVAGYDLTFTVPKSVSVLWALGDAAVRRAVEDAHRDAVAAVLGLIEERFLHTRIGEGSKIRVPARGAVAAAFDHWDTRAGDPNLHTHLVLANKVQGPDGRWRAIDGQVLFAAAVACSEIYDSTIADTLATRLAVRFGYRDRGPRRTPAFEIEGIPDPLLHAFSSRSQAIGVHLQDLVAAFTDTHGREPNRVEVVRLRQQATLATRPDKHVTALAQLRQRWRATAETVTGQPAEAIVRGALTSTDGGGASILTTDPTPPPVDVSGALLARYADATVAGVSTRRATWTHANLLAQAARATRALRQPDPATRIALLDRVVTAALERCVALDPPATGSALMTTATDGVTSTPTTATAAAGARRNGLQQAGEAPQVVRPDADAPEPAYTTWEILAAEARLLAAHDDTTAPTADPGPLHATAARPMPGTRRISAEQLAAATTIIASARRLDVLVGPAGSGKTTTLALVRGAWEYAHGAGSVIGLAPSATAAAQLGLALRIPAETVAKWIHHSQPGVVSGSAADTGAGAAAGERWRFRAGQLVLIDEAAMTATTDLDHLITQAGAAGAKVVLIGDHAQLGAVDAGGAFALLAGEGHTVELDTLHRFTHVWEATATRQLRVGDPACLDAYTAHGRLHDGPTEAMIEAAYRAWATDITAGRHSLLLASDHATVTALNTRARTDRVRAGYVDLGREVRLHDGTSAAQGDVVFTRRNQRHLQRPGGGYVRNGDQWHVIAVHHDGALDVAPTASAGGSAQGLVRLPAHYVRDHVELGYASTIHRAQGATADSGHLIADARMSREALYVGLTRGRHANHAYIATDAAAAEHVPTDDLTARQILEAVLRSPSSDTSAMSAWRRRQAAHIHPPHRIDQWQTSHAPRTRSAARIHPPDRPPNAGGITR; encoded by the coding sequence GTGGCCACGGTGATGTCGCTGGCGGTCATGTCCGCCGGGTCGGGCTACCGGTATTTGCTGCGCCACACCGCCACCGGGGACATCGCGCGCGAGCCTGGTCAGGCGCTGGTCGACTACTACGCCGCGACCGGGCTGCCGCCGGGCCGGTGGACCGGCGCCGGGCTACCCGGCCTCGGCACCGGCGACGGCACCGACATCACGCCTGGCACGCTGGTGACCGAGGAGGCGATGGGCCGGTTGTTCGGGTCCGGGCACGACCCGATCACCGGCGGGCGCCTCGGGCTGTCCTACCCGAAGTTCAAGACGGTCGAGGAGCGGATCGGTGAGCGCGTTGCCCGGTTGCCGCAGAACCTGTCCGCCGCAGAGCACGCGGCAGCGGTCGCGGAGATCGAGTCCCAGGAGAGGGCCCGTCCGCAGCGGTCCGCGGTCGCCGGCTACGACCTGACCTTCACTGTCCCGAAGTCGGTGTCGGTGCTGTGGGCCCTCGGCGACGCCGCCGTCCGTCGAGCGGTCGAAGACGCCCACCGGGACGCGGTCGCCGCCGTGCTGGGCCTGATCGAGGAGCGGTTCCTGCACACCCGTATCGGCGAGGGGTCGAAGATCCGCGTCCCGGCCCGGGGCGCGGTCGCCGCGGCGTTCGATCACTGGGACACCCGCGCCGGCGATCCGAACCTGCACACCCACCTGGTTCTCGCCAACAAGGTCCAGGGCCCAGACGGGCGCTGGCGAGCCATCGACGGCCAAGTCCTCTTCGCCGCAGCGGTCGCGTGCTCGGAGATCTACGACTCCACGATTGCCGACACCCTTGCCACCCGGTTGGCAGTCCGCTTCGGCTACCGCGACCGCGGACCCCGCCGCACCCCGGCCTTCGAGATCGAAGGCATCCCCGACCCACTCCTGCACGCCTTCTCTTCCCGCTCCCAGGCCATCGGAGTGCATCTGCAGGACCTGGTCGCGGCGTTCACCGACACCCACGGCCGCGAACCCAACCGCGTCGAGGTCGTGCGGCTACGCCAGCAGGCCACCCTCGCCACCCGCCCGGACAAGCACGTCACCGCGCTTGCCCAGCTCCGGCAGCGGTGGCGGGCAACCGCCGAAACCGTGACCGGGCAACCGGCCGAAGCGATCGTCCGCGGCGCCCTGACCAGCACCGACGGCGGCGGGGCAAGCATCCTGACAACCGACCCCACACCCCCTCCAGTCGACGTCTCCGGCGCGCTCCTGGCCCGCTACGCCGACGCCACCGTCGCCGGCGTGTCCACCCGGCGGGCAACCTGGACCCACGCGAACCTGCTCGCTCAGGCTGCGCGCGCAACCCGCGCCCTGCGCCAGCCCGACCCCGCCACTCGGATTGCGCTGCTCGACCGGGTCGTGACCGCCGCGCTGGAGCGGTGCGTCGCGCTCGACCCACCAGCGACCGGCTCGGCCCTGATGACCACCGCGACGGACGGTGTCACATCCACGCCGACCACCGCGACCGCCGCAGCAGGCGCGCGTCGCAACGGCCTACAGCAGGCGGGCGAAGCGCCTCAGGTGGTACGTCCGGATGCAGACGCGCCCGAGCCCGCCTACACCACGTGGGAGATCCTCGCCGCGGAAGCGCGACTGCTCGCCGCCCACGACGACACCACCGCCCCGACTGCGGATCCCGGCCCGCTCCACGCGACCGCGGCGCGGCCCATGCCCGGCACGCGCCGGATCTCAGCCGAGCAACTCGCCGCAGCCACGACGATCATCGCGTCCGCGCGTCGTCTCGACGTTTTGGTCGGGCCGGCTGGCAGCGGCAAGACAACGACCTTGGCCCTCGTCCGGGGCGCATGGGAGTACGCCCATGGCGCCGGATCGGTGATCGGGCTCGCTCCCTCCGCCACCGCCGCCGCACAACTCGGTCTGGCGCTGCGGATTCCGGCCGAGACCGTCGCCAAATGGATCCACCACTCCCAGCCCGGCGTCGTCTCCGGATCCGCCGCCGACACGGGTGCTGGCGCCGCGGCCGGTGAACGGTGGCGCTTCCGCGCCGGGCAGCTCGTGCTGATCGACGAGGCCGCCATGACCGCCACCACCGACCTCGACCACCTCATCACCCAGGCCGGCGCCGCGGGCGCGAAGGTCGTCCTGATCGGAGACCACGCCCAGCTCGGCGCCGTCGACGCCGGCGGCGCGTTCGCCCTACTCGCCGGCGAAGGCCACACCGTCGAACTCGACACCCTCCACCGATTCACCCACGTCTGGGAAGCCACCGCCACCCGCCAGCTGCGCGTCGGCGACCCCGCCTGCCTCGACGCCTACACCGCCCACGGGCGGCTGCACGACGGCCCGACCGAAGCCATGATCGAGGCCGCCTACCGCGCCTGGGCCACCGACATCACCGCCGGACGGCACAGCCTTCTCCTCGCCTCTGATCACGCCACCGTCACCGCACTGAACACCCGCGCCCGCACCGACCGTGTCCGCGCCGGGTACGTCGACTTAGGACGCGAAGTCCGGCTCCACGACGGCACATCGGCGGCCCAGGGCGACGTCGTCTTCACCCGGCGCAACCAGCGTCACCTTCAGCGCCCCGGCGGTGGATACGTCCGCAACGGCGACCAATGGCACGTCATCGCCGTCCATCATGACGGAGCCCTCGACGTGGCACCGACAGCCTCTGCCGGCGGGTCAGCCCAAGGTTTGGTTCGCCTGCCCGCTCACTACGTTCGCGATCACGTCGAACTCGGCTACGCCTCCACCATCCACCGTGCCCAAGGCGCCACCGCCGACAGCGGGCACCTCATCGCCGACGCCCGCATGAGCCGGGAAGCCCTCTACGTCGGCCTCACCCGCGGCCGCCACGCTAACCACGCCTACATCGCGACGGATGCGGCCGCGGCAGAGCACGTGCCGACCGACGACCTAACTGCACGGCAAATTCTCGAAGCGGTTCTGCGGTCGCCAAGCTCCGACACTTCGGCGATGAGCGCGTGGCGCCGGCGTCAGGCTGCGCACATCCACCCTCCCCACCGCATCGATCAGTGGCAGACCTCACACGCTCCCCGTACACGGTCGGCCGCTCGGATCCACCCGCCGGACCGACCACCGAACGCCGGCGGTATCACGCGATGA